One window from the genome of Actinoplanes teichomyceticus ATCC 31121 encodes:
- a CDS encoding AAA family ATPase translates to MTTPTWGEPTGPLTGAEFHAATQAIMANIEQVIEGKSATVRLALAVLLAEGHLLIEDVPGVGKTKLAKALARSIDCSVRRIQFTPDLLPSDVTGVSVYNQETRDFEFKPGAVFANLVVGDEINRASPKTQSALLECMEERQVTVDGTTYELQAPFMVVATQNPIEMEGTYPLPEAQRDRFTARIAMGYPDPRAELAMLGGHGDHDPLNDLRAVADAAMVRRLIETARAVHAADAVQQYAIALVTATREAPEIRLGASPRSTLQLLRTAKAVAALEGRDYVLPDDLQALAVPVLAHRLIPTPDAQLNRRTTDTIVSEIVHRLPLPHASRNPYDTRDGRAPYESRGR, encoded by the coding sequence GTGACAACGCCGACCTGGGGCGAACCGACAGGACCGCTGACCGGCGCCGAGTTCCACGCCGCGACGCAGGCCATCATGGCCAACATCGAGCAGGTCATCGAGGGCAAGAGCGCGACGGTGCGGCTCGCCCTGGCGGTCCTGCTGGCCGAGGGCCACCTGCTGATCGAGGACGTGCCGGGTGTCGGCAAGACGAAGCTGGCCAAGGCGCTGGCCCGCTCGATCGACTGCTCGGTGCGCCGCATCCAGTTCACCCCCGACCTGCTGCCCAGCGACGTGACCGGGGTGAGCGTCTACAACCAGGAGACCCGGGACTTCGAGTTCAAGCCGGGCGCCGTCTTCGCCAACCTGGTGGTCGGCGACGAGATCAACCGGGCCTCGCCGAAGACCCAGTCGGCGCTGCTGGAGTGCATGGAGGAGCGGCAGGTCACCGTCGACGGGACGACGTACGAGCTGCAGGCCCCGTTCATGGTGGTGGCCACCCAGAACCCGATCGAGATGGAGGGCACCTACCCGCTGCCGGAGGCGCAGCGGGACCGGTTCACCGCCCGGATCGCGATGGGCTACCCGGACCCGCGCGCCGAGCTGGCCATGCTGGGCGGGCACGGCGACCACGACCCGCTCAACGACCTGCGCGCGGTGGCCGACGCGGCGATGGTCCGCCGGCTGATCGAGACGGCCCGCGCCGTGCACGCCGCCGACGCCGTCCAGCAGTACGCGATCGCCCTGGTCACCGCGACCCGGGAGGCCCCGGAGATCCGCCTCGGCGCGTCCCCGCGCTCCACCCTGCAGCTGCTGCGCACGGCGAAGGCGGTGGCCGCGCTGGAGGGCCGCGACTACGTGCTGCCGGACGACCTGCAGGCGCTGGCCGTGCCGGTGCTCGCGCACCGGCTCATCCCGACCCCGGACGCGCAGCTGAACCGGCGTACCACGGACACCATCGTGTCGGAGATCGTGCACCGGCTGCCGCTGCCGCACGCGAGCCGGAACCCGTACGACACCCGGGACGGCCGCGCGCCGTACGAGTCCCGGGGGCGGTGA
- a CDS encoding SSI family serine proteinase inhibitor — MVRICPGLAAVAVLAAGSPAVAAGGGPASRPAPRSELVLTYMAEAGYAAAVKLTCDPDGGGHPRPAEACATLSRVDADPARLQPADRYCILLYQPVTARLDGTWRGRPVAWTHTYGNGCEMSRATGVLFAF; from the coding sequence ATGGTCCGCATCTGCCCCGGTCTCGCCGCCGTGGCGGTCCTGGCCGCCGGGTCGCCCGCGGTGGCCGCCGGCGGCGGCCCCGCGTCCCGCCCGGCTCCCCGCTCGGAGCTGGTCCTCACCTACATGGCCGAGGCCGGATATGCGGCGGCCGTCAAGCTCACCTGTGACCCGGACGGCGGCGGCCACCCCAGGCCCGCCGAGGCCTGCGCGACGCTGAGCCGGGTCGACGCCGACCCGGCGCGGCTGCAACCGGCCGACCGGTACTGCATCCTGCTCTACCAGCCGGTCACCGCGCGGCTCGACGGCACGTGGCGGGGGCGTCCGGTGGCATGGACGCACACCTACGGCAACGGTTGCGAGATGAGCCGCGCCACCGGCGTCCTGTTCGCCTTCTGA
- a CDS encoding DUF58 domain-containing protein — MREALRGLTTRGRSFLAAAVAAGISALILGERDLLRVAVLLAALPLLAAAYVGRSRYKLACTRSLEPARAPVGSSARVILRLQNLSRLPTGTMLLEDRLPYALGSRPRVVLERLGAHQASSVAYTVRADVRGRYPIGPLVIRLTDPFGLCELTRSFPSVDQLTVIPQVTPLPRVRLAGEYAGAGDSRARSVAVHGEDDAATREYRRGDDLRRVHWRSTARTGELMVRREEQPWESRATVVLDTRLNAHRGEGPTASFEWAVAAAASIAAHLREAGYKLRLVTGGGVDIDAAESGGEGLILDALADVKLSAAGDVSVLVEQVRRRSDGGLVIGLFGTLTTAEAQLLSGLRGNGATCVGFAIDSPTWIPMTAGDRQESDREHAAASLALIRSGWRSVRVSHGEALPALWPTVGRGSQGFAYRAAMAETVSGVTR, encoded by the coding sequence ATGCGGGAGGCGCTGCGGGGGCTGACCACGCGCGGCCGTTCCTTCCTGGCCGCCGCGGTCGCCGCCGGGATCTCCGCGCTCATCCTGGGCGAGCGGGACCTGCTGCGGGTCGCGGTGCTGCTGGCCGCGCTGCCGCTGCTGGCCGCCGCATACGTCGGGCGCAGCCGGTACAAGCTGGCCTGCACCCGCTCACTGGAGCCGGCACGCGCGCCGGTCGGCTCCAGCGCGCGGGTCATCCTGCGCCTGCAGAACCTGTCCCGGCTGCCCACCGGCACCATGCTGCTGGAGGACCGCCTGCCGTACGCGCTGGGCAGCCGGCCCCGGGTGGTGCTGGAGCGGCTCGGCGCGCACCAGGCCAGCTCGGTGGCGTACACGGTGCGCGCCGACGTGCGCGGCCGGTACCCGATCGGCCCGCTGGTGATCCGGCTGACCGACCCGTTCGGGCTGTGCGAGCTGACCCGCTCCTTCCCCAGCGTCGACCAGCTCACCGTGATCCCGCAGGTCACCCCGCTCCCCCGGGTGCGCCTCGCCGGGGAGTACGCGGGCGCCGGGGACAGCCGGGCCCGCTCGGTGGCGGTGCACGGCGAGGACGACGCGGCCACCCGGGAGTACCGGCGCGGCGACGACCTGCGCCGGGTGCACTGGCGGTCCACCGCCCGTACCGGTGAGCTGATGGTCCGCCGCGAGGAGCAGCCCTGGGAGAGCCGGGCCACGGTGGTGCTGGACACCCGGCTGAACGCGCACCGCGGCGAGGGCCCCACGGCCAGCTTCGAGTGGGCGGTCGCGGCGGCCGCCAGCATCGCGGCGCACCTGCGCGAGGCCGGCTACAAGCTGCGCCTGGTGACCGGTGGCGGCGTGGACATCGACGCCGCCGAGAGCGGCGGCGAGGGGCTGATCCTGGACGCCCTGGCCGACGTGAAGCTGTCCGCCGCCGGGGACGTCTCGGTGCTGGTCGAGCAGGTCCGCCGGCGTTCCGACGGGGGCCTGGTGATCGGCCTGTTCGGCACCCTCACCACGGCCGAGGCGCAACTGCTCAGCGGGCTGCGCGGCAACGGCGCGACCTGCGTCGGGTTCGCCATCGACAGCCCCACCTGGATCCCGATGACCGCCGGTGACCGGCAGGAGTCCGACCGCGAGCACGCGGCCGCGTCGCTGGCCCTGATCCGCAGCGGCTGGCGGTCGGTGCGGGTGTCGCACGGCGAGGCGCTGCCGGCGCTGTGGCCCACGGTGGGCCGCGGGTCGCAGGGCTTCGCCTACCGCGCGGCGATGGCCGAGACGGTCAGCGGGGTGACCCGGTGA
- a CDS encoding VanZ family protein, producing the protein MLEGWHGWFGTFTGTVVITVAVLPLAALTVWALARHRSAAGRAPAWRQSLAEVGMVYGTAPWLRMIMTSNRGADDARARVVLTPLRDLVVIIADGPQTATVQIVGNLLVFASLGFFAPIRFATLASVPRILALAASCSTLVEILQYVLRLDRVSSVDDVLLNAAGAGLAALASRRWWRRTAGAPPA; encoded by the coding sequence ATGCTCGAGGGTTGGCACGGCTGGTTCGGCACGTTCACCGGCACGGTCGTCATCACGGTGGCCGTCCTGCCGCTGGCCGCGCTGACGGTATGGGCCCTGGCGCGCCACCGGAGCGCCGCCGGCCGCGCGCCGGCGTGGCGTCAGTCGCTGGCCGAGGTCGGCATGGTCTACGGGACGGCGCCGTGGCTCCGGATGATCATGACGTCGAACCGGGGGGCCGACGACGCCCGAGCCCGGGTGGTCCTGACCCCGCTGCGGGATCTGGTCGTGATCATTGCCGACGGCCCGCAGACGGCAACCGTCCAGATCGTCGGCAACCTTCTGGTGTTCGCGTCACTCGGGTTCTTCGCTCCGATACGGTTCGCCACCCTGGCATCCGTGCCTCGGATCCTGGCGCTCGCGGCGAGCTGCTCGACGCTGGTCGAGATCCTGCAGTACGTCCTGCGCCTGGACCGCGTGTCCTCGGTGGACGACGTGCTGCTCAATGCCGCCGGGGCCGGGCTGGCCGCGCTGGCGTCGCGCCGCTGGTGGCGCCGCACGGCCGGAGCGCCGCCGGCGTGA
- a CDS encoding transglutaminase TgpA family protein yields the protein MTGPRRLGLVAAGATLLASAPLSAIFDSWTWLLRVLFVVLMIAGAALLTRTLRLPVWAQTLGMVVALLLTLTWVFPSGHAMLVPTPATFAHFAELMRQAGEDTRSYAVPVPDRDGLLFVATFGLGAVAIVVDLLTAVFRRPALAGLPMLAIYSIPVAVYLDSVPVTPFVVGACGYLWLLVADNVDRVRRFGRRFTGDGRDVDVWEPSPLAAAGRRLGVAGVVVAVLLPLAVPTVTGGLLSQLTQNGSGVGGGLGQGGGGRINLFASLSGQLSQTTTVNLLTVRTTEKDPFYLRFGVADALTAEGFSNQPPGGNTLNRGSLPDPQRDGATNRAEFQRYHAEIEISDALRQNMAPLYSYLVGIGNISGSWAYDPNQQVLYSNRSTTRKQKYEIDYLRPRYTPGQLRTAESLPKDDPIRQAYTTVPENAFVAQQVQQLTRGRRTDYDRVRAIYDYFSVKNDFAYSLQTQSTGDLSAIEAFLKNKIGYCQQYAAAMAWMVRAAGIPARVAFGFTRGTANGDAYVITNRNAHAWTEVYLQGFGWVPFDATPAAGVAGSARGNADWAPDTDRTAAPTASSSAAGVPGAGSSAAPGQNRRPDKADAGSTGALPGAVPADEDDWTGLLVGAAIVTLLALLLVPALRRVLLRRQRNAATAGGPPPVVTDPAGPGPAGAVTGIVVTSDTAQARVDAHAAWDELIDTMVDYRITVDPTETPRVTARRLATEAVLAPEAATAAELLGTAEERARYARQPLHGAELTSALRRVRDGLSHSATLPIRVRAVLLPPSILLGWRRAISEASTRTMEAASRGRETLSRFNPRRLLSRAR from the coding sequence GTGACCGGCCCCCGCCGGCTCGGGCTCGTCGCCGCCGGCGCGACCCTGCTCGCCTCGGCGCCGCTGTCGGCGATCTTCGACTCCTGGACCTGGCTGCTGCGGGTGCTGTTCGTGGTCCTCATGATCGCCGGGGCGGCGCTGCTCACCCGGACCCTGCGCCTGCCCGTCTGGGCGCAGACGCTGGGCATGGTGGTCGCCCTGCTGCTCACGCTGACCTGGGTCTTCCCCAGCGGTCACGCGATGCTGGTGCCGACGCCGGCGACGTTCGCCCACTTCGCCGAGCTGATGCGGCAGGCCGGGGAGGACACCCGGTCGTACGCGGTGCCGGTGCCGGACCGCGACGGCCTGCTGTTCGTCGCGACGTTCGGCCTCGGCGCGGTCGCCATCGTGGTCGACCTGCTCACCGCGGTGTTCCGCCGCCCGGCGCTGGCCGGCCTGCCGATGCTGGCGATCTACTCCATCCCGGTCGCGGTCTACCTGGACAGCGTCCCGGTCACCCCGTTCGTCGTGGGCGCCTGCGGCTACCTGTGGCTGCTGGTGGCCGACAACGTCGACCGGGTGCGCCGGTTCGGGCGCCGGTTCACCGGCGACGGCCGGGACGTCGACGTGTGGGAGCCGTCCCCGCTGGCCGCGGCCGGCCGGCGGCTCGGCGTGGCCGGCGTGGTGGTGGCGGTGCTGCTGCCGCTGGCCGTACCGACCGTCACCGGCGGCCTGCTGTCGCAGCTCACCCAGAACGGCAGCGGGGTCGGCGGCGGGCTCGGCCAGGGCGGCGGAGGGCGGATCAACCTGTTCGCCTCGCTCAGCGGCCAGCTCAGCCAGACCACCACGGTCAACCTGCTCACCGTGCGCACGACCGAGAAGGACCCGTTCTATCTGCGGTTCGGCGTCGCCGACGCGCTCACCGCGGAGGGCTTCTCGAACCAGCCGCCCGGCGGGAACACGCTCAACCGGGGCAGCCTGCCGGACCCGCAGCGGGACGGCGCGACCAACCGGGCCGAGTTCCAGCGCTACCACGCCGAGATCGAGATCTCGGACGCGCTGCGGCAGAACATGGCGCCGCTGTACTCCTACCTGGTCGGGATCGGCAACATCTCCGGCAGCTGGGCGTACGACCCGAACCAGCAGGTGCTGTACTCCAACCGGAGCACCACGCGGAAGCAGAAGTACGAGATCGACTACCTGCGTCCGCGGTACACGCCGGGCCAGCTGCGGACCGCCGAGTCGCTGCCGAAGGACGACCCGATCCGGCAGGCGTACACCACGGTGCCCGAGAACGCGTTCGTCGCCCAGCAGGTCCAGCAGCTGACCCGGGGCAGGCGCACCGATTACGACCGGGTGCGCGCGATCTACGACTACTTCTCCGTCAAGAACGACTTCGCGTACAGCCTGCAGACCCAGTCGACCGGCGACCTCTCCGCCATCGAGGCGTTCCTGAAGAACAAGATCGGGTACTGCCAGCAGTACGCGGCCGCGATGGCGTGGATGGTGCGGGCGGCCGGGATCCCGGCGCGGGTGGCGTTCGGCTTCACCCGGGGCACCGCTAACGGCGACGCGTACGTGATCACCAACCGCAACGCGCACGCCTGGACCGAGGTCTACCTGCAGGGCTTCGGATGGGTGCCGTTCGACGCCACACCGGCCGCCGGGGTGGCCGGGTCGGCACGCGGCAATGCGGACTGGGCGCCGGACACCGACCGGACCGCCGCGCCGACCGCCTCGTCGTCCGCGGCCGGCGTGCCCGGCGCCGGCTCGTCGGCCGCTCCCGGCCAGAACCGCCGGCCGGACAAGGCCGACGCCGGCAGCACCGGGGCGCTGCCCGGCGCCGTCCCGGCCGACGAGGACGACTGGACCGGCCTGCTGGTCGGCGCCGCGATCGTCACGCTGCTCGCGCTGCTGCTGGTTCCGGCGCTGCGCCGGGTGCTGCTGCGCCGCCAGCGCAACGCGGCGACGGCCGGCGGCCCGCCGCCGGTGGTGACCGATCCGGCCGGGCCGGGCCCGGCGGGCGCGGTCACCGGCATCGTCGTCACCAGCGACACCGCACAGGCGCGCGTGGACGCGCACGCGGCGTGGGACGAGCTGATCGACACGATGGTCGACTACCGGATCACGGTGGACCCGACCGAGACCCCGCGGGTGACGGCACGGCGCCTGGCCACGGAGGCCGTCCTGGCTCCGGAGGCGGCCACGGCGGCGGAGCTGCTGGGCACGGCCGAGGAGCGGGCGCGGTACGCCCGGCAGCCCCTGCACGGCGCCGAGCTCACCTCGGCGCTGCGGCGGGTCCGGGACGGACTGTCCCACTCGGCCACGCTGCCCATCCGGGTACGCGCGGTGCTGCTGCCCCCGTCGATCCTGCTCGGCTGGCGGCGGGCGATCTCCGAGGCGTCCACCCGGACGATGGAGGCGGCCAGCCGCGGGCGGGAGACGTTGTCCCGCTTCAACCCGCGGCGGCTCCTGAGCCGGGCCCGCTGA
- a CDS encoding class I SAM-dependent methyltransferase codes for MDTATARTGRPLVTARTAAVWTVLRRELDRHAGRELTVLDVGGGTGGFAVPLAEAGHTVTVIDASPDALAALTRRAADAGVADRVRAVQGDGDALAGLVEPASADLILCHAVLEVVDDPSRVIAAIAAALRPGGALSLLVAGRAAAILARAVNGHLRAASALVTDADGRSGPRDTLRRRYDAESAAALLGAAGLVVEETHGVRVVADLLPATVLEEDPQAVLDLELALSAQPPFRDIASQLHLFARRP; via the coding sequence GTGGACACCGCAACCGCACGAACCGGCCGGCCCCTCGTCACCGCCCGCACCGCGGCGGTCTGGACCGTCCTGCGCCGGGAACTGGACCGGCACGCCGGCCGCGAGCTGACCGTCCTGGACGTCGGCGGCGGCACCGGCGGGTTCGCCGTGCCGCTGGCCGAGGCCGGGCACACCGTCACCGTGATCGACGCCAGCCCGGACGCGCTCGCCGCGCTCACCCGCCGCGCCGCCGACGCGGGCGTCGCCGACCGGGTGCGCGCCGTGCAGGGCGACGGCGACGCGCTCGCCGGGCTGGTCGAGCCGGCCAGCGCCGACCTCATCCTGTGCCACGCCGTGCTCGAAGTGGTGGACGACCCGTCCCGGGTGATCGCCGCGATCGCCGCCGCGCTGCGTCCCGGCGGCGCGCTGAGCCTGCTGGTCGCCGGCCGCGCGGCCGCGATTCTCGCCCGGGCCGTCAACGGCCACCTGCGGGCGGCGTCTGCCCTGGTCACCGACGCCGATGGCCGGTCCGGGCCGCGCGACACGCTGCGCCGGCGCTACGACGCGGAGAGCGCCGCGGCGCTGCTGGGCGCCGCCGGGCTGGTGGTCGAGGAGACCCATGGCGTACGGGTGGTCGCCGACCTGCTGCCGGCCACCGTCCTCGAGGAGGACCCGCAGGCGGTGCTGGACCTAGAGCTGGCCCTGAGCGCCCAGCCGCCGTTCCGCGACATCGCCTCCCAGCTGCACCTGTTCGCCCGCCGGCCGTGA
- a CDS encoding alkaline phosphatase family protein has protein sequence MTASAAPEPARAAGVGGPAPGPRDVPDDGLHPDALRPVPPAYGSASLADLLPSVNAVLGVPGATDVLGLGARLDGVDRIAVLLVDGLGAYQLPLAAPHAPVLADLAAGGRGHAGTLTAAFPSTTPVSLVTLGAGVAPGAHGVLGFTVRRPDGRPLTHIAWDDDPDPRTWQPVPTRMEVAAAAGVRVTVVSRPQFEGTGLSLAANRGGVYRGAADGMAVVGRMLAALREADGPALVYGYHPDLDHFGHEDGVGSPTWRDAARGVDRMLDRLVHGLPPRSALLVVADHGQLNVPWDGRRDMAEIPELREGVVGVTGEPRVRYLYAAHGALGDVLANWRGVFGAEASVVTREEATETGWFGPVPAGHAGRIGDVVVICWGRAVSVASGWEPPNVGRLVAYHGSATAAEMTVPLLIAR, from the coding sequence GTGACCGCGTCGGCCGCGCCCGAGCCCGCGCGCGCGGCGGGGGTGGGCGGCCCGGCGCCCGGCCCGCGCGACGTCCCGGACGACGGCCTGCACCCGGACGCGCTGCGGCCGGTGCCCCCGGCGTACGGCTCGGCCAGCCTGGCCGACCTGCTGCCCAGCGTGAACGCCGTGCTCGGGGTGCCCGGCGCGACCGACGTGCTCGGCCTCGGCGCCCGCCTGGACGGGGTGGACCGGATCGCCGTGCTGCTGGTGGACGGGCTGGGGGCGTACCAGTTGCCGCTGGCCGCGCCGCACGCACCGGTCCTGGCCGACCTGGCCGCCGGTGGGCGCGGGCACGCCGGCACGCTGACCGCCGCGTTCCCGTCGACGACTCCGGTCAGCCTGGTCACGCTGGGCGCCGGGGTGGCCCCGGGCGCGCACGGGGTGCTGGGTTTCACCGTGCGCCGCCCGGACGGCCGTCCGCTCACCCACATCGCCTGGGACGACGACCCGGACCCGCGGACCTGGCAGCCGGTGCCGACCCGGATGGAGGTCGCGGCCGCGGCCGGGGTGCGGGTCACCGTGGTCAGCCGGCCGCAGTTCGAGGGGACCGGGCTGAGCCTGGCGGCGAACCGGGGCGGCGTGTACCGCGGCGCCGCGGACGGCATGGCGGTCGTCGGCCGGATGCTGGCCGCGCTGCGGGAGGCGGACGGCCCGGCGCTGGTCTACGGCTACCACCCGGACCTGGACCATTTCGGCCACGAGGACGGCGTCGGCTCGCCGACCTGGCGGGACGCCGCGCGCGGGGTGGACCGGATGCTCGACCGGCTGGTGCACGGGTTGCCGCCGCGGTCCGCGCTGCTGGTGGTCGCCGACCACGGGCAGCTCAACGTGCCCTGGGACGGGCGGCGGGACATGGCCGAGATCCCGGAGCTGCGCGAGGGCGTGGTCGGGGTGACCGGGGAGCCCCGGGTGCGGTATCTGTACGCCGCCCACGGCGCGCTGGGCGACGTGCTGGCCAACTGGCGCGGCGTGTTCGGGGCCGAGGCGTCGGTGGTGACCCGGGAGGAGGCGACCGAGACCGGCTGGTTCGGCCCGGTGCCGGCCGGGCACGCCGGGCGGATCGGTGACGTGGTGGTCATCTGCTGGGGCCGCGCGGTGTCGGTGGCGTCCGGGTGGGAGCCGCCCAACGTGGGGCGGCTGGTGGCGTACCACGGGTCGGCGACGGCGGCCGAGATGACCGTGCCGCTGCTGATCGCCCGGTGA
- a CDS encoding DUF3040 domain-containing protein: MPLSEHEQRLFDQIERSLAEDPKFASAVRASDPRFHARRRLIIAAFVIVLGLALVVYGTVASNTLLGVAGFVVMLGSAAFAMQSRKRGQAPDLRSVGGTASRRTRQGRRGNGGLLDRLEDRWRQRPEGHR, encoded by the coding sequence GTGCCGCTCTCGGAGCACGAGCAGCGGCTGTTCGATCAGATCGAGCGGTCGCTTGCCGAGGACCCCAAATTCGCCTCGGCTGTGCGGGCCAGCGACCCGCGTTTCCATGCACGGCGCCGGCTGATCATCGCCGCGTTCGTGATCGTGCTTGGTCTGGCCCTCGTTGTGTATGGGACGGTCGCCAGCAACACACTGCTCGGCGTCGCCGGCTTCGTCGTGATGCTGGGTTCGGCCGCCTTCGCGATGCAGTCACGAAAGCGTGGTCAGGCTCCCGACCTCAGGTCCGTCGGCGGGACCGCTTCCCGGCGCACCCGGCAGGGCCGCCGGGGTAACGGCGGCCTGCTGGACCGCCTGGAGGACCGCTGGAGGCAGCGGCCGGAGGGGCATCGCTGA